Proteins from one Deinococcus actinosclerus genomic window:
- the murF gene encoding UDP-N-acetylmuramoyl-tripeptide--D-alanyl-D-alanine ligase, whose amino-acid sequence MLDPHLPLPFTAAVHPEARAARRLTWDSREAGPAVAFVALPGERTHGNAFVEQALAAGAPFVLTDLDVPRAVRVADAQAALFAWARAERACAPLVVGVTGSAGKTTAKSYVAAALDALFMPVFNTMPAIACFLIESGRAGRPLVVEMGIDRVGEMAELVDLVRPDVGVITTIGPAHLEQLGSIEGIAREKGVILRDVAGQPVRGLVGSQAAAFYPGVDSYGFGDVTFAGEALTVTPEGASFRFGGMPVTLPLASTVQAEAAVLGLQLAREAGLPLPAAAARLGGVSVPGGRYRVHPGRFTVIDDAYNASPVAVRAALDALHGWAPAGGGRRISVLGRMLELGRTEQALHAEVGAYARERADLTFGVGAFGRELGERAFESVPALTAALLTEVRDGDVVLIKASRGISWTPERRAQEGVGLDVVVQALLTVRDGAPEGR is encoded by the coding sequence ATGCTGGATCCGCACCTGCCGCTCCCGTTCACTGCCGCCGTTCATCCGGAGGCCCGCGCGGCGCGGCGCCTGACCTGGGATTCGCGCGAGGCCGGCCCGGCGGTGGCCTTCGTGGCGCTGCCGGGGGAGCGGACGCACGGCAACGCCTTCGTCGAGCAGGCGCTGGCGGCGGGCGCGCCCTTCGTACTGACGGATCTGGACGTGCCGCGCGCCGTGCGGGTGGCCGACGCGCAGGCGGCGCTGTTCGCCTGGGCGCGCGCGGAGCGCGCCTGCGCGCCGCTGGTGGTGGGCGTCACCGGCAGCGCCGGGAAGACCACCGCGAAGAGTTACGTGGCGGCGGCGCTGGACGCGCTGTTCATGCCGGTCTTCAACACCATGCCCGCGATCGCCTGCTTCCTGATCGAGTCCGGCCGGGCCGGGCGGCCGCTGGTGGTGGAGATGGGGATCGACCGGGTCGGTGAGATGGCCGAGCTGGTGGATCTGGTGCGGCCGGACGTGGGCGTGATCACCACGATCGGCCCGGCCCACCTGGAGCAGCTGGGCAGCATCGAGGGCATCGCGCGGGAGAAGGGCGTGATCCTGCGTGACGTGGCGGGGCAGCCGGTGCGGGGCTTGGTGGGCTCGCAGGCGGCGGCGTTCTACCCCGGGGTGGACAGTTACGGCTTCGGGGACGTGACCTTCGCGGGCGAGGCCCTGACGGTCACGCCCGAGGGGGCGTCGTTCCGCTTCGGCGGGATGCCCGTGACGCTGCCGCTGGCCTCCACCGTGCAGGCGGAAGCGGCGGTGCTGGGCCTCCAGCTGGCCCGCGAGGCTGGCCTGCCCCTGCCCGCAGCGGCGGCGCGGCTGGGGGGGGTCAGCGTGCCGGGGGGCCGCTACCGGGTGCATCCGGGACGCTTCACGGTGATCGACGACGCGTACAACGCCTCACCGGTGGCGGTGCGCGCCGCCCTGGACGCCCTGCACGGCTGGGCGCCGGCGGGTGGGGGCCGGCGGATCAGCGTGCTGGGCCGCATGCTGGAACTCGGTCGGACCGAGCAGGCCCTGCACGCCGAGGTGGGCGCCTACGCCCGCGAGCGCGCGGACCTGACCTTCGGGGTGGGCGCCTTCGGCCGGGAGCTGGGCGAGCGGGCCTTCGAGTCGGTGCCGGCCCTGACGGCCGCCCTGCTGACCGAGGTGCGTGACGGGGACGTGGTGCTGATCAAGGCCAGCCGCGGGATCAGCTGGACACCCGAGCGCCGCGCGCAGGAAGGCGTTGGCCTGGACGTGGTGGTGCAGGCGCTGCTGACGGTCCGCGACGGCGCCCCGGAGGGCCGCTGA
- the pilM gene encoding type IV pilus assembly protein PilM, with amino-acid sequence MSSFLNRLLSPRPNALGVEIGTSAIKVVALRPGSPPSLQHAVMVPTPIGSMRDGLVVEPQAVATELKNLLAEHRITNRFAVTSVPNQVAVTRNIMVPKMDRKDLQEAIKWEAERYIPYPIDDVSLDFDLLDDPANVPDDGQMEVVIAAAPTEAVARQVEVLRLAGLEPSIVDLKSFAALRALRGNLLGEHLTKSTLTGSNYTESGEVALVMEIGASSSVINLVRGDRVLMARNINVSADDFTTALQKAFDLDFSAAEEVKLGYATATTPTEDEEDLLNFDMAREQYSPARVFEVVRPVLGDLITEIRRSLEFYRVQSGDVVIDRTFLAGGGAKLRGLAAAISDALGFRVEVASPWLTVQTDQANVDTGYLQANAPEFTVPLGLALRGVTTRG; translated from the coding sequence ATGTCGAGTTTCCTGAACCGCTTACTCAGTCCGCGCCCGAATGCCCTGGGCGTGGAAATTGGCACCAGCGCCATCAAGGTCGTGGCGCTGCGCCCCGGCTCACCACCGTCCCTCCAGCACGCCGTGATGGTGCCCACGCCCATCGGCAGCATGCGGGACGGACTGGTGGTCGAGCCGCAGGCCGTCGCCACCGAACTGAAGAACCTGCTGGCCGAGCACCGCATCACCAACCGCTTCGCCGTCACCTCGGTCCCGAACCAGGTGGCGGTGACCCGCAACATCATGGTGCCCAAGATGGACCGCAAGGACCTGCAGGAGGCCATCAAATGGGAGGCGGAACGCTACATTCCGTACCCGATCGATGACGTCAGCCTGGACTTCGACCTGCTGGACGACCCGGCCAACGTGCCCGACGACGGCCAGATGGAGGTCGTGATCGCCGCGGCCCCCACCGAGGCCGTGGCGCGTCAGGTCGAGGTGCTGCGCCTCGCCGGCCTCGAACCGAGCATCGTGGACCTCAAGTCCTTCGCGGCGCTGCGCGCCCTGCGCGGCAACCTGCTCGGCGAACACCTCACCAAGAGCACCCTGACCGGCAGCAACTACACCGAGTCCGGCGAGGTGGCGCTGGTCATGGAGATCGGCGCCAGCAGTTCCGTGATCAATCTGGTGCGCGGCGACCGCGTGCTGATGGCCCGCAACATCAACGTCTCGGCCGACGACTTCACGACCGCGCTCCAGAAGGCCTTCGACCTGGACTTCAGCGCCGCCGAGGAGGTCAAGCTGGGCTACGCGACCGCCACCACCCCCACCGAGGACGAGGAAGACCTGCTGAACTTCGACATGGCCCGCGAGCAGTACTCCCCGGCGCGCGTGTTCGAGGTGGTGCGCCCGGTGCTGGGCGACCTGATCACCGAGATCCGCCGCAGCCTGGAGTTCTACCGCGTGCAGAGTGGCGACGTGGTCATCGACCGCACCTTCCTGGCCGGCGGCGGCGCGAAGCTGCGCGGCCTGGCCGCCGCGATCAGCGACGCGCTGGGCTTCCGGGTGGAGGTCGCCAGTCCCTGGCTGACCGTGCAGACCGATCAGGCGAACGTGGACACCGGGTACCTCCAGGCCAACGCGCCGGAATTCACGGTGCCGCTGGGGCTGGCGCTGCGGGGGGTGACGACCCGTGGTTGA
- a CDS encoding type 4a pilus biogenesis protein PilO — MSIKLTPRNLFFVVLAACILASVLWYTLRFQARQQQISLLQSDLDAAQARVAVLRSNAQQLPALREEVAKLKVEQDEFLAALPQTARYYSVLDEIRLNAAAAGATMSSFSVTNGNATNLPGGVRPINLAVNVSGTFGQLFQLLRSVETMSRFTNVNNVSLQLPQATSFDPKLEGTLALTVYTFDPAQASPTSTGTSPQAPNTAPAAPTPAGGTQ; from the coding sequence GTGTCAATTAAACTCACGCCCCGCAACCTGTTCTTCGTCGTCCTGGCGGCCTGCATCCTGGCGTCCGTCCTGTGGTACACCCTGCGCTTCCAGGCGCGCCAGCAGCAGATCAGTCTGCTCCAGTCCGACCTGGACGCCGCGCAGGCCCGCGTGGCGGTGCTGCGCAGCAACGCCCAGCAGCTGCCCGCCCTGCGCGAGGAGGTGGCCAAGCTGAAGGTGGAGCAGGACGAGTTCCTGGCGGCCCTCCCGCAGACTGCCCGGTACTACAGCGTCCTGGACGAGATCCGTCTCAACGCGGCGGCGGCCGGCGCCACCATGTCCTCGTTCAGCGTGACGAACGGCAACGCCACCAACCTGCCCGGCGGCGTGCGGCCCATCAACCTGGCCGTGAACGTGTCGGGCACCTTCGGGCAGCTGTTCCAGCTACTGCGCTCCGTGGAGACCATGAGCCGCTTCACGAACGTGAACAACGTCAGCCTGCAACTGCCGCAGGCCACCAGCTTCGATCCCAAGCTCGAAGGGACCCTGGCCCTGACCGTGTACACCTTCGATCCTGCGCAGGCCAGCCCCACCTCGACGGGCACCAGCCCGCAGGCGCCCAATACGGCGCCCGCCGCGCCTACCCCTGCCGGAGGCACCCAGTGA
- a CDS encoding secretin N-terminal domain-containing protein yields the protein MTNRFASLLLTAALGMAAAQTAPTTSPVADTSLTNANVTIEIGRYAGPLSSLLAALAKSAGYGLILDTNVDALPQAAGTTAAGAATTGASGVSTGAADTARPVVYSFQNKPFNEVWPLLMDVYGLSYDVVTLAGQPVLRVSNTPIQRTVTLKNADATQASQQVKLFFGTPAYSETPQRDAQGNTVGVTRTLADVKLDSATLRIVPDVRSNAVIVRGTNKEVAEVTRLLAQLDSAPGTQSSAASTPETQTVQRVYTVKGAQADIVALLAAQYPGLKVTPVGQTGQLVVTGPQNQLDAALTLLGQVDRVAPVVASAQITQRVFQLVNASAEEVKATLEGTLAREVTQTTPALANVPVNATDANGNAITVTVPTTNTSAAQPTASAAATAPKTTDAVTIIADKRTNTVIVRGTATQVAQVAELIPQLDQRVPQINVQVRIQEITERASRALGLNWSAGFGGFSVSSNSSTGLGLSFDPTRSLVGFNLGATLNALEGQNLSKNVYDGTITMQSGQRSLGASSDTQNASSGAAASIKSGGRLEINIPSSSGNIQKQIDYGVNLDFFSPQVAPDGTITLRVRGQVNNLTTDISTISVPNILQFTNSEAQSTLTFKTGETLLLSGLLATKTTNTKDGTPFLSSIPVIGSLFGKQSTSSEKTQLLVVITGNIVQ from the coding sequence ATGACTAACCGCTTCGCTTCTCTCCTGCTGACCGCTGCGCTGGGCATGGCCGCCGCTCAGACCGCTCCCACGACCTCCCCGGTGGCCGACACCAGCCTGACGAACGCCAACGTGACCATCGAGATCGGCCGTTACGCCGGTCCGCTGTCGAGCCTGCTGGCCGCGCTGGCCAAGAGCGCCGGGTACGGCCTGATTCTCGACACGAACGTGGACGCGCTGCCCCAGGCCGCCGGCACCACTGCCGCCGGCGCGGCGACCACGGGTGCCAGCGGCGTCAGCACTGGCGCGGCCGACACCGCCCGCCCGGTCGTGTACTCCTTCCAGAACAAGCCCTTCAACGAGGTCTGGCCCCTCCTGATGGACGTGTACGGCCTGAGCTACGACGTCGTCACTCTGGCCGGGCAGCCGGTGCTGCGCGTGAGCAACACGCCCATCCAGCGCACCGTCACCCTGAAGAATGCGGACGCCACCCAGGCCAGCCAGCAGGTCAAGCTGTTCTTCGGCACCCCCGCCTACAGCGAGACCCCGCAGCGCGACGCGCAGGGCAACACGGTGGGCGTGACCCGCACCCTGGCCGACGTGAAACTGGACAGCGCCACGCTGCGGATCGTGCCGGACGTGCGCAGCAACGCCGTGATCGTGCGCGGCACGAACAAGGAAGTCGCGGAGGTCACGCGCCTGCTCGCGCAGCTGGACAGCGCGCCCGGCACGCAGAGCAGCGCGGCCAGCACCCCCGAGACGCAGACCGTGCAGCGCGTGTACACCGTCAAGGGCGCGCAGGCCGATATCGTGGCGCTGCTGGCCGCGCAGTACCCGGGCCTGAAGGTCACCCCGGTCGGGCAGACCGGGCAGCTGGTCGTGACGGGCCCGCAGAACCAGCTCGACGCCGCACTGACCCTGCTGGGTCAGGTGGACCGGGTCGCGCCGGTCGTGGCGAGCGCGCAGATCACCCAGCGGGTCTTCCAGCTCGTGAACGCCAGCGCCGAGGAGGTCAAGGCCACCCTGGAGGGCACCCTGGCACGCGAGGTCACCCAGACCACGCCCGCCCTGGCCAACGTGCCGGTGAACGCCACGGACGCCAACGGCAACGCCATCACGGTGACGGTGCCGACCACGAACACCTCTGCGGCGCAGCCCACCGCCAGCGCGGCGGCCACGGCCCCGAAGACCACGGACGCGGTGACCATCATCGCGGACAAGCGCACGAACACCGTGATCGTGCGCGGCACGGCCACCCAGGTGGCGCAGGTGGCCGAGCTGATTCCCCAGCTCGATCAGCGTGTGCCGCAGATCAACGTGCAGGTGCGCATCCAGGAGATCACCGAGCGGGCGTCCAGGGCGCTGGGCCTGAACTGGAGTGCCGGGTTCGGCGGTTTCAGCGTCTCGTCGAATAGCTCGACGGGCCTGGGGCTCTCCTTCGATCCGACCCGCAGCCTGGTGGGCTTCAACCTGGGCGCCACGCTCAACGCCCTGGAAGGCCAGAACCTCTCCAAGAACGTCTATGACGGCACTATCACCATGCAGAGCGGTCAGCGGTCCCTGGGCGCCTCCAGTGACACGCAGAATGCGTCCAGCGGGGCGGCAGCGAGCATCAAGAGCGGCGGTCGCCTGGAGATCAACATTCCGTCCAGCTCCGGCAACATTCAGAAGCAGATCGACTACGGCGTGAACCTCGACTTCTTCAGCCCGCAGGTGGCGCCGGACGGCACGATCACCCTGCGTGTCCGGGGGCAGGTCAACAACCTGACGACGGATATCAGCACCATCTCGGTGCCCAACATCCTGCAGTTCACGAACAGCGAGGCGCAGAGTACGCTGACGTTCAAGACCGGGGAGACGCTGCTGCTCAGCGGCCTGCTCGCCACGAAGACCACGAACACCAAGGATGGCACGCCGTTCCTGTCGAGCATCCCGGTGATCGGCAGCCTGTTCGGGAAGCAGTCCACCTCCTCCGAGAAGACGCAGCTGCTGGTGGTGATCACGGGCAATATCGTCCAGTAA
- the aroC gene encoding chorismate synthase, which yields MRYLTAGESHGPQLTAIIEGLPSQLPLGKGDIDPWLRRRQGGYGRGRRMVIETDEAEILSGVRAGRTTGAPVTLAIANKDHRNWTEIMSPEPGGEPRKKALTDARPGHADLTGGVKYRHKDLRDVLERASARETAARVAVGSIALKLLSELGVEGANYVSSLAGIETKVPFSWDALEAIENSDLRTPDEDAAAMMRERIDQAKKDGDTLGGILEVRFRGLPVGLGSFVHYDRKLDGKIAQAALSVQAMKGVEIGRAFENATAPGSRVHDAVYYREGTYARDTNGAGGLEAGMTNGEELIVRVAMKPIATLMKPLPTVNVVTHEASDAARERSDTTAVPAAGVILQCVIGWVLAEAMLEKFGGDTLPELQERVAAARAFAQSY from the coding sequence ATGAGGTACCTGACCGCTGGCGAATCGCACGGGCCGCAACTGACGGCCATCATCGAGGGGCTGCCCTCCCAGTTGCCGCTCGGCAAGGGGGACATCGACCCGTGGCTGCGCAGGCGTCAGGGGGGATATGGGCGCGGGCGGCGCATGGTGATTGAGACGGACGAGGCCGAGATCCTCTCCGGGGTGCGGGCCGGGCGGACGACGGGCGCGCCGGTCACGCTGGCGATCGCGAACAAGGATCACCGGAACTGGACGGAGATCATGTCGCCCGAGCCAGGCGGCGAGCCGCGCAAGAAGGCCCTGACGGACGCGCGGCCCGGGCACGCGGACCTGACGGGCGGCGTGAAGTACCGCCACAAGGACCTGCGGGACGTGCTGGAGCGGGCCTCGGCGCGGGAGACGGCGGCGCGCGTGGCGGTCGGGAGTATCGCGCTGAAGCTGCTGTCGGAGCTGGGCGTAGAGGGCGCGAACTACGTGTCGAGCCTCGCGGGGATCGAGACGAAAGTGCCGTTCAGCTGGGACGCGCTGGAGGCCATCGAGAACAGCGACCTGCGCACACCGGACGAGGATGCCGCCGCCATGATGCGCGAGCGGATCGATCAGGCGAAGAAGGACGGGGACACGCTGGGCGGCATCCTGGAGGTGCGCTTCCGGGGCCTGCCGGTGGGCCTGGGGTCCTTCGTGCATTACGACCGCAAGCTGGACGGGAAGATCGCGCAGGCGGCCCTGAGCGTGCAGGCGATGAAGGGCGTGGAGATCGGCCGGGCGTTCGAGAACGCCACGGCGCCGGGCAGCCGCGTGCACGACGCCGTGTACTACCGTGAAGGGACCTACGCGCGGGACACGAACGGTGCGGGCGGCCTGGAGGCCGGGATGACGAACGGCGAGGAGCTGATCGTGCGGGTCGCCATGAAGCCGATCGCCACGCTGATGAAGCCGCTGCCGACCGTGAACGTGGTCACGCACGAGGCGTCCGACGCGGCCCGCGAGCGCAGCGACACGACGGCGGTCCCGGCGGCGGGCGTGATCCTGCAGTGCGTGATCGGCTGGGTGCTGGCCGAGGCGATGCTGGAGAAGTTTGGTGGGGACACCCTGCCGGAATTGCAGGAGCGCGTGGCGGCGGCCCGGGCCTTCGCGCAGTCGTACTGA
- a CDS encoding shikimate kinase — protein MLNDTEGGVRHLQGFRAGLEAGLTAHLRDLPEDPIGGRVTPLPEDSRTLSPMFSSGLIERPVSWVALAGFMGTGKSRIGWELSRALALHFVDTDKLITRVVGKSIPEVFAQEGEGYFRACEHEVVGRVTRLEHAVISLGGGTFIQEDNRRCLLERGPVVVLWATPETVYQRTKHSDRPLLRTEDPLERIRTLMDERAPVYQQGTIHVHSDGRPSEEIVEEIIDRLWSWADAQHAWALDHAALDHAPETAGSGESRASD, from the coding sequence ATGCTGAACGACACCGAGGGCGGGGTCCGCCACCTGCAGGGGTTCCGGGCCGGGCTGGAGGCCGGGCTGACGGCGCACCTGCGGGACCTTCCTGAAGATCCGATCGGGGGACGCGTCACGCCGCTGCCGGAGGATTCCCGTACACTGTCCCCCATGTTCAGTTCGGGCCTCATTGAGCGTCCGGTGTCGTGGGTGGCGCTGGCGGGCTTCATGGGCACCGGCAAGAGCCGGATCGGCTGGGAGCTGTCGCGGGCGCTGGCGCTGCACTTCGTGGATACCGACAAGCTGATCACGCGGGTGGTCGGCAAGAGCATCCCGGAGGTGTTCGCGCAGGAGGGCGAGGGGTATTTCCGCGCCTGCGAGCACGAGGTCGTGGGGCGCGTGACGCGGCTGGAGCACGCCGTGATCAGCCTGGGCGGCGGGACCTTCATTCAGGAGGACAACCGCCGCTGCCTGCTGGAACGCGGGCCCGTGGTGGTGCTGTGGGCCACGCCGGAAACGGTGTACCAGCGCACGAAGCACAGCGACCGGCCGCTGCTGCGCACCGAGGACCCCCTGGAGCGCATCCGCACGCTGATGGACGAGCGCGCCCCGGTGTACCAGCAAGGCACCATCCACGTGCACAGCGACGGGCGGCCCAGCGAGGAGATCGTCGAGGAGATCATCGACCGCCTGTGGTCGTGGGCGGACGCGCAGCACGCCTGGGCCCTCGATCACGCGGCACTGGATCACGCGCCGGAGACGGCGGGCAGCGGGGAGTCACGTGCGTCGGATTGA
- the aroB gene encoding 3-dehydroquinate synthase: MRRIEVGGAQPYAVEVGAGLLGTLRVPERHVALIHPVDLPPEFVARVQAALTPVVTIPVPARDDCKTLEVLSGVLSRLAAANIPRDGAVVGLGGGAATDLAGFAAASYLRGVAFYTLPTTLLGMVDAAVGGKTGVNLPEGKNLVGAFWPPRAVWCDTDTLGTLPGAVFREGAAEAFKHGLISDPTLLDRVLSPDFRPGGPLLEGTLADAIAVKAGVVTRDLTERGERAYLNFGHTLAHALEAVTHHGVSHGDAVGYGMHYAARLSRALGGADLTGHTRAFLTWQQPAPLAPVSFEDALTFMARDKKADADGVRFVLLRNLAQPYLTRVPEDVLREEFSGWQDDLRDLNLLA; this comes from the coding sequence GTGCGTCGGATTGAGGTGGGCGGCGCGCAGCCGTACGCGGTGGAGGTCGGAGCGGGACTGCTGGGTACGCTGAGGGTCCCCGAGCGGCACGTCGCCCTGATCCACCCGGTGGACCTGCCCCCCGAGTTCGTGGCGCGGGTGCAGGCGGCGCTGACGCCCGTCGTGACGATTCCCGTGCCTGCTCGTGACGACTGCAAGACGCTGGAGGTCCTCTCGGGCGTCCTGTCGCGGCTGGCGGCGGCGAACATCCCCCGGGACGGCGCGGTCGTGGGCCTGGGGGGCGGCGCGGCGACCGACCTGGCGGGCTTCGCGGCGGCCAGTTACCTGCGCGGCGTGGCGTTCTACACGCTGCCGACCACGCTGCTGGGCATGGTGGACGCGGCGGTGGGCGGCAAGACCGGCGTGAACCTCCCCGAGGGGAAGAATCTGGTGGGCGCGTTCTGGCCGCCGCGCGCCGTGTGGTGCGATACGGACACCCTGGGGACCCTGCCCGGCGCGGTGTTCCGCGAGGGCGCCGCCGAGGCGTTCAAGCACGGCCTGATCAGCGACCCCACCCTGCTGGACCGTGTGCTGTCGCCGGACTTCCGCCCCGGCGGTCCGCTGCTGGAAGGCACCCTGGCCGACGCGATCGCCGTGAAGGCGGGCGTCGTCACCCGTGACCTGACCGAGCGCGGCGAGCGGGCGTACCTGAATTTCGGGCACACGCTGGCGCACGCGCTGGAGGCCGTCACGCACCACGGCGTGTCCCACGGCGACGCGGTCGGGTACGGGATGCACTACGCGGCGCGGCTGTCGCGCGCGCTGGGCGGCGCGGACCTGACCGGGCACACCCGCGCGTTCCTGACATGGCAGCAGCCGGCGCCGCTGGCCCCCGTGAGCTTCGAGGACGCCCTGACCTTCATGGCCCGCGACAAGAAGGCGGACGCGGACGGCGTGCGCTTCGTGCTCCTGCGCAACCTCGCTCAGCCCTACCTGACGCGCGTCCCGGAAGACGTGCTGCGCGAGGAATTCAGCGGCTGGCAGGACGACCTGCGCGACCTCAACCTGCTGGCCTGA
- the aroQ gene encoding type II 3-dehydroquinate dehydratase, translated as MLLVLNGPNLNRLGLREPGVYGSQTLEDLERQCDAWGAELGQAVTCRQSNYEGQLIEWIHEAEEHGFTGIVLNPGALTHYSYALRDAIAGQRVPVIEVHISNVDAREEFRHRSVTAAVCRGKISGLGFLGYRLGLEALVEGQA; from the coding sequence ATGCTGCTCGTGCTGAACGGCCCCAACCTCAACCGACTCGGCCTGCGGGAACCCGGCGTGTACGGCTCCCAGACCCTCGAAGACCTGGAACGGCAGTGCGACGCCTGGGGCGCGGAACTCGGGCAGGCCGTCACCTGCCGCCAGAGCAACTACGAGGGCCAGCTCATCGAATGGATCCACGAGGCCGAGGAGCACGGCTTCACCGGCATCGTCCTGAACCCCGGCGCGCTGACGCACTACTCGTACGCGCTGCGCGACGCCATCGCCGGACAGCGCGTCCCCGTGATCGAGGTGCACATCAGCAACGTGGACGCCCGCGAGGAATTCCGCCACAGGAGCGTCACGGCCGCCGTGTGCCGCGGCAAGATCAGCGGCCTGGGGTTCCTGGGCTACCGCCTGGGCCTGGAGGCGCTGGTCGAGGGGCAGGCGTGA
- a CDS encoding alpha/beta hydrolase: MTGWRPYPRRADSTVTGELWQLDGVGDAQHAPRPVLVWLPPSYHAESRRRYPVVYFHDGQNVFDAATSYSGEWGADETLSALAEQGTEAIAVGIPNGGDRRFHEYSPVENTDYPQGGGGGAEAYVAFLTGTVKPAVDAAFRTRPGADDTVVIGSSMGGVISLHAWLTRPDVFGHAGIMSPAFWTNAGFSLRQAQQAPLPAGRVWVDIGGQESPEFPDRMRAYWDEAHTLADTLRARGLGKRLRFQADPAAPHHESAWAARLPAALRFLLTGR, from the coding sequence GTGACCGGCTGGCGGCCCTACCCGCGCCGGGCGGACAGCACCGTCACCGGGGAACTCTGGCAGCTGGACGGCGTCGGCGACGCGCAGCATGCGCCCCGGCCCGTGCTGGTGTGGCTGCCCCCCTCGTATCACGCGGAGAGTAGGCGGCGGTACCCGGTCGTGTACTTCCACGACGGGCAGAACGTGTTCGACGCCGCCACCAGTTACAGCGGCGAGTGGGGCGCGGACGAGACCCTGAGCGCCCTGGCCGAGCAGGGCACCGAGGCCATCGCCGTCGGCATCCCAAACGGTGGCGACCGCCGCTTTCACGAGTACAGCCCGGTCGAGAACACCGACTACCCGCAGGGTGGTGGGGGCGGCGCGGAGGCCTACGTGGCGTTCCTGACCGGCACGGTGAAACCCGCCGTGGACGCAGCGTTCCGCACGCGACCCGGCGCGGACGACACGGTCGTGATCGGCTCCAGCATGGGCGGCGTGATCAGCCTGCACGCCTGGCTGACCCGCCCTGACGTGTTCGGGCACGCCGGGATCATGAGCCCCGCCTTCTGGACGAACGCCGGCTTCTCACTGCGGCAGGCGCAGCAGGCCCCCCTCCCAGCCGGGCGCGTGTGGGTGGACATCGGCGGGCAGGAAAGCCCGGAGTTTCCCGACCGGATGCGCGCCTACTGGGACGAGGCGCACACCCTCGCGGACACCCTGAGGGCCCGGGGGCTGGGCAAGAGGCTGCGCTTCCAGGCCGACCCGGCCGCCCCACACCACGAGAGCGCCTGGGCGGCCCGGCTACCCGCCGCACTGCGCTTCCTGCTGACCGGCCGGTAG
- the rplM gene encoding 50S ribosomal protein L13, with amino-acid sequence MKTYIPKNDEQNWVVVDATNVPLGRLATLIASRIRGKHRPDFTPNMIQGDFVVVLNAAQVALTGNKLDGKVYTRYTGYQGGLKKETAREALKKHPERVIEHAVFGMLPKGRQGRAMHSRLKVYAGEAHPHAAQKPQTLEVK; translated from the coding sequence GTGAAAACCTACATCCCCAAAAATGACGAGCAGAACTGGGTCGTCGTGGACGCCACGAACGTGCCCCTCGGCCGCCTCGCGACGCTGATCGCCAGCCGCATCCGTGGCAAGCACCGCCCCGACTTCACCCCCAACATGATCCAGGGTGACTTCGTGGTCGTCCTGAACGCCGCCCAGGTCGCCCTGACCGGCAACAAGCTGGACGGCAAGGTCTACACCCGCTACACCGGCTACCAGGGCGGCCTGAAGAAGGAAACCGCCCGCGAGGCGCTGAAGAAGCACCCCGAGCGCGTCATCGAGCACGCCGTGTTCGGCATGCTCCCCAAGGGCCGCCAGGGCCGCGCCATGCACAGCCGCCTGAAGGTGTACGCCGGTGAGGCGCACCCCCACGCCGCCCAGAAACCCCAGACGCTCGAGGTCAAATAA
- the rpsI gene encoding 30S ribosomal protein S9, whose protein sequence is MAIQQPEQFYGTGRRKSAVARVFLRPGEGKIIVNGKEFQAYFRGLLRAVHALQAFRETGTAGRYDAVITVVGGGPTGQADAIKLGISRALLKVNPDFRAQLKPKGLLTRDPREVERKKYGLKKARRAPQFSKR, encoded by the coding sequence ATGGCGATTCAGCAACCCGAACAGTTCTACGGCACCGGCCGCCGCAAGAGCGCCGTCGCCCGCGTGTTCCTCCGCCCTGGCGAAGGCAAGATCATCGTGAACGGCAAGGAATTCCAGGCCTACTTCCGTGGTCTCCTGCGCGCCGTGCACGCCCTGCAGGCCTTCCGTGAAACCGGCACCGCCGGCCGTTACGACGCCGTGATCACGGTCGTCGGCGGCGGCCCCACCGGCCAGGCCGACGCGATCAAGCTGGGCATCTCCCGCGCCCTGCTGAAAGTGAACCCCGACTTCCGCGCGCAGCTCAAGCCCAAGGGCCTGCTGACCCGCGACCCCCGCGAAGTCGAGCGCAAGAAGTACGGCCTCAAGAAGGCCCGCCGCGCCCCCCAGTTCAGCAAGCGCTGA